AACTGGCGGTGGTTCAGTAACTCTTACGATTATTTCTGCTCTTCTGTTTTTTGATTTGCCGCTTTCTGTTGAATTGTCAGCAATGGGATTTGTATCTGAGTGGCCTTTAAATGTAGTTGTACCATTCAGGTTTTTAATTTTGAAATAATCAAAGATGCTTTGGGCTCGCTGGTCAGAAAGAATTTGATTGGAAGTGGTAGTTCCTGTATTATCGCAATAAGCATGAATGTCTATTTTGTAATTGTTTTTGTCTTTTAAAAACGATACAAGTGAATCCAGCATTTTTATGGAAGTTGGCTTTAAATCGCTTTTATTGGAATCAAAAAATACGGTTGAAGTTGTTTGAGCGGATACAATTAGTATGTTGAAAATCGTGAATAGTAGAATGAAGACTTTTTTCATATTAGATTTTATACATATAACGTGGAAAGCATGAAATAGATACAAATAAAAAACCCCGAAGTGAATTCGGGGTTTCTTTTTTATGCTTTTGTTGCAGCTTCTGCAGCAGCAATTTTCTTTTTGATGCCTTCGGTTGTAATGGAACCTGGACGCTCGATTGGATGACCCAATGCTCTGTCCCAAATCAAGGAGGCTAATACACCTAACGCGCGTGACACACCGAACAATACGGTGTAAAATTCGTGTTCAACCATTCCGTAATGTGTTAACAATACGCCTGAATGAGAATCCACATTTGGCCAAGGATTTTTAATTTTTCCGGTGCCCTCTAAAATCGGAGGTGCAACTTTGTATACCATCTGTACGATTTCACATAAGTCGTCAGCACCTTGCGGTTTAATGTAACGCAAGTAGAAATCTTGTTGAGCGGTAAAGCGTGGATCTGTTTTACGCAATACTGCGTGTCCGTATCCCGGAACCACTTTCCCGTCAGCCAATGTTTTCTTGATGTAATCTTCAATTTGTTTTTCCGTTGGTAATCCGCCACCTAATTCTTCGCGCAATTCTAAAATCCAACTCAATACTTCTTGGTTTGCTAATCCGTGTAACGGGCCAGCTAATCCATTCATTCCGGCAGCAAATGCCAAATACGGATCGCTTAATGCAGAACCAACTAAATGTGTAGTATGTGCAGAAACATTTCCTCCCTCATGATCTACGTGGATGGTCATGTACATACGCATCAAACGTTTCATGTCGAATGATTCGTAACCTAGCATGTGTGCAAGGTTTGCTGCCCAATCCAATTTTGGATCCGGTTCAATATGTTCTCCGTTTTTATATTTTCTACGATAGATATATGCCGCAATACGTGGTAAGCGGGCAATTAAATTCATAGAATCTTCGTAGGTATAATCCCAATAATCTTTTTTGCTGATCCCTTTTTTGTATGCTGCTG
This Bacteroidota bacterium DNA region includes the following protein-coding sequences:
- a CDS encoding citrate (Si)-synthase, eukaryotic, which translates into the protein MDSLKEKFAEKAGPMAAEVKKIIKEKGDVKLGEYTVAQVYQGMKGIVGLVTETSKLDPEEGIRFRGYTIPELREKLPKAPGGTEPLPEGIFYLMLLGELPTQEDVLSMGNMWARRAIVPKHVFDVLDKMPASTHPMTQFVMAIMAMQTESVFAAAYKKGISKKDYWDYTYEDSMNLIARLPRIAAYIYRRKYKNGEHIEPDPKLDWAANLAHMLGYESFDMKRLMRMYMTIHVDHEGGNVSAHTTHLVGSALSDPYLAFAAGMNGLAGPLHGLANQEVLSWILELREELGGGLPTEKQIEDYIKKTLADGKVVPGYGHAVLRKTDPRFTAQQDFYLRYIKPQGADDLCEIVQMVYKVAPPILEGTGKIKNPWPNVDSHSGVLLTHYGMVEHEFYTVLFGVSRALGVLASLIWDRALGHPIERPGSITTEGIKKKIAAAEAATKA